In Chrysemys picta bellii isolate R12L10 chromosome 4, ASM1138683v2, whole genome shotgun sequence, the sequence GGCACATGCGCAGCGAAGATATGTGGTGCCGAGGGAAGAACCACTGCAGGCCGGAGGTGACTACAATTCCCAGCATATATTGCAACATGattcagtgcatgctgggagttgtagtctttCTTGAGGGTGGCGCCTTCTGTCGCATTTTATCAATTGAGCCCACTGGCTCCTCTGTCAGTATTGTTCAGTGGGGCATGGCCAGGGCGTGTGCCCAAGGTTTCCCACTTTGATTTCCCTACCATCCCCTGAACAGTCTCATGAAGGCAGCAGCACCTCTGGGAAAGCTGAGCAGACAGCAGATAGCATGGGAAATTAGGTTGGGGTTAGAATGGCATGGTGACTGATGGCATCTAAATATCTAGTAAGCAGACAGGATGTTCCCTTGAGGGTGCAGATGGGTTGGAGGTCACTAGACATATAGGTCCAGAGAGGCTCATTCCTTCTGCATTCCCCATTCACTTCTTCCTCTCCCTATGTTAACACTGACTGGAGGCCAGCTGCCTCTATGCTGGTGTGCCTCATATGGTAGTGTACCAAAATCTCAGCGAGCAGCAGCATACAGGGTCTACTACACAGCAATCTGGGCTCACACAAAGAAGTAGTGGGCAGGCTAAGTTTACTGAAaatggaaccaaaaaaaaaaatcttatgtttCAGAATAACTGGATGAACTAATAACAATAGTATACCATGATTGCACAGGGATGCatgccaataataataataataatatggtaaccctaagaagcTGGTCCTATTTCAAACCCATTATGGCAGCGCCACCTGCAAAATGAGTTGGTAAGTTTACCTGCTAATAGCCAAGTGCCCACATGACAAAACCACCACCACTGCTACAATTGGTTTTAATCAACCACTTTATTAGCAGTCTCAGTATAGAGCCTAAAGACTGAATGGGCTACGCAGACTGAATTTTCCTCTCCCTCCTAGAGaattagcagcaaggcattgggCATGCTGTGCTACTACTCTACCAATCTGAGGGGACAGAGAGAGGACTTCAATTTCTAGGGCTTTTGGTCTTGTACCAGCCCTATATTCATTCATAAATTGTGAAAAACATCACAAACAGCAGCAATATCCCCTGCTGGCTGTGTTGCTGCAGTACCACTAAAAGCTTTCCCAGCTTGGCCAACTATCACCCAAAAACATCAATGACGCTGGTATGAAGTACACACAAGGCACCCAATAGAATAGAAACTGTCAACTACAGTCACTGCTGGATGGAAGATAaaacagctgtttctgagaactggaaattaaaaaaaataaagagaggtAAATGATTCTTTAACAGTATTTAATATTAGAAGAAGCCAAAATTCCATGGTTCTGCCCTCCAGGGTATCAATTCCAAGGCTGGTTATGTGACTTCTGTGAAGTAGATGGGATATTATACTGACTGTGTGTTCTCTTATACACAAAATGAGTTTGAATGGTTGCAAATAAATTCAGATATGAGAGGTTGGGTTTCCAAACAATCCCTTTATTAAAGGCAGTCTCACCCTCCAGTTTGCCTGTTTTCCTGCCCATGGCATTCAGGAAGGTTCAGGGTTAAATAGGATAACAAACAGACAATAAATTAGAACAGTAACAAGATAAAACTAAGGGCTCTCTGTTTTTGGACACTATCTGACTGAACAAGTAAAGGTTGGTGGGGAAGTTTTTGAGAGCTCAACTCCCTCCTCAGTGCTTTCTGTCTTTCAGTCTAGTTATTTCACAATGCTGAAGTTCCTGTACTCCAGTGCAACAATCTTCTTCTCATTGCGGAATTCTGCTCGACTGATGTAGGATTTGGGGCTTCCTGTCTTCCTGAGCCATTCCTGCAGCTCCAGTACCTTGACACTGGGACCTTGGATTTGTCCTTGCACAGTGCCATCTTCGGTGTTTTGGACCCAGCCAACCAGCCCCAGCTTCTTACCCTCAGCCTAAAACGGAAATGTGAGATGAAGATGGGATTAATATGAATTGAAGGCAGACCACAGACTGGCATCTTTATATAGGAATCAGTCCCCAGGGAGGACCACCGGAAAGCCATCTATAAGAGAGATCCCATAGAATAGCCAGACAGAATGCACTTTGGGATTAATCCAGTTATCCACTGTAACACCTTTATATTGAAAACAGCACCTGCAATACATCCCTTGAGTTATCCCTAGGGAATACAATCTAGGTGTCACTGGCAACAGGCAGTGTCAAGAGATTCCAAACAAAACACAGCTGTGGGTATAAAAGCCATGATGCTAGTGACTCAGCAAAGACTCTCCTGACTGAG encodes:
- the ACYP1 gene encoding acylphosphatase-1, with translation MTEGDSLISVDYEVFGKVQGVFFRKYTQAEGKKLGLVGWVQNTEDGTVQGQIQGPSVKVLELQEWLRKTGSPKSYISRAEFRNEKKIVALEYRNFSIVK